The following are encoded together in the Kingella negevensis genome:
- a CDS encoding GatB/YqeY domain-containing protein, producing the protein MTLKAQLTADMKTAMKAKDSVTLSTIRLINTEIKQFEVDNRAEVDDEKVTAIIMKMIKQRKDSAKIYTDANREDLAEKELAEVAVLQCYLPEMLSADAIAAEVAKAIAETGAAGMGDMGKVMGVLKTRLAGKADMGEVNKALKAALTA; encoded by the coding sequence ATGACTCTAAAAGCCCAATTAACCGCCGACATGAAAACCGCCATGAAAGCCAAAGACAGCGTAACTTTATCCACAATCCGCCTGATTAACACCGAAATCAAGCAGTTTGAAGTGGACAACCGCGCCGAAGTGGACGATGAAAAAGTTACCGCCATCATCATGAAAATGATTAAGCAACGCAAAGACAGCGCAAAAATCTACACCGATGCTAACCGCGAAGATTTAGCCGAAAAAGAACTAGCCGAAGTCGCCGTCTTACAATGCTATTTGCCAGAAATGCTCTCTGCGGACGCAATTGCGGCAGAAGTTGCCAAAGCCATTGCCGAAACAGGCGCGGCAGGCATGGGCGACATGGGCAAAGTGATGGGCGTGTTGAAAACCCGTTTGGCTGGCAAAGCAGATATGGGCGAAGTGAACAAAGCCTTGAAAGCCGCTTTAACCGCATAA
- the rpsU gene encoding 30S ribosomal protein S21: protein MPSIRVKENEPFEVAMRRFKRSIEKTGLLTELRAREAYEKPTTERKRKKAAAVKRLQKRLRSQTLPPKMY, encoded by the coding sequence ATGCCTTCTATTCGTGTTAAAGAAAACGAACCATTCGAAGTAGCAATGCGCCGCTTCAAACGCTCAATTGAAAAAACTGGCTTGCTGACTGAGTTGCGCGCTCGCGAAGCATACGAAAAACCAACAACTGAACGCAAACGCAAAAAAGCTGCTGCTGTTAAACGCTTGCAAAAACGTTTACGCAGCCAAACTTTGCCTCCTAAAATGTACTAA
- the orn gene encoding oligoribonuclease: MKDQNNLCWLDMEMTGLNPETDKIIEVAMIITDKDLNVLAQSEVFAIHQSDEVLNAMDEWCTTTHARTGLTERVKQSKYTETDVEQKLLDFMGEWLPEKATPMCGNTIHQDRRFMVKYMPRLEAFFHYRNLDVSTLKELARRWNPAVYKGIVKKGSHKALDDILESIEELRHYRETFLKLPE, from the coding sequence ATGAAAGACCAGAATAATTTGTGTTGGCTAGACATGGAAATGACGGGGCTGAACCCTGAAACGGATAAAATCATTGAAGTGGCGATGATTATCACGGACAAGGATTTGAATGTGTTGGCGCAATCGGAAGTTTTTGCGATTCATCAGAGCGATGAAGTGCTGAACGCAATGGACGAGTGGTGTACAACAACCCACGCGCGTACGGGTTTGACTGAACGTGTGAAACAATCGAAGTACACGGAAACGGACGTTGAGCAGAAATTATTGGATTTTATGGGCGAATGGCTGCCTGAAAAAGCCACGCCGATGTGCGGCAACACAATCCATCAAGACCGCCGTTTTATGGTAAAATATATGCCGCGTTTGGAGGCGTTTTTCCATTATCGTAATTTGGATGTTTCCACGCTGAAAGAGTTGGCACGACGCTGGAATCCTGCGGTTTACAAGGGGATTGTGAAAAAGGGTTCGCATAAGGCGTTAGACGATATTTTGGAGAGCATTGAGGAATTGCGCCATTATCGTGAAACTTTTTTGAAATTGCCTGAATAA
- a CDS encoding epoxyqueuosine reductase QueH → MNTPRVTQIERPKLVLPNGADKLLLHSCCAPCSGEVMEALLASGIDYTIYFYNPNIHPLKEYEIRKNENIRFAEEHGVPFIDADYDVDNWFERAKGMEYEPERGIRCTMCFDMRFERTALYAHENGFKVISSSLGISRWKNMVQINDCGHRAASHYPDMAYWDFNWRKGGGSARMIEISKREHFYQQEYCGCAYSLRDTNAWRREKGREPIKIGVKYYGDDDEE, encoded by the coding sequence ATGAATACGCCACGAGTAACTCAAATTGAACGTCCAAAATTGGTTTTGCCAAACGGTGCTGATAAATTGTTGTTGCATTCTTGCTGTGCGCCTTGCAGCGGGGAAGTGATGGAAGCGTTGTTGGCAAGCGGTATTGATTACACGATTTATTTTTACAACCCAAATATTCATCCGTTAAAGGAATATGAAATTCGCAAAAACGAGAATATTCGTTTTGCGGAAGAACATGGCGTGCCATTTATTGACGCGGATTATGATGTGGATAACTGGTTTGAACGTGCGAAAGGCATGGAATACGAACCTGAACGCGGTATTCGTTGCACGATGTGTTTTGATATGCGTTTTGAGCGTACGGCTTTGTATGCGCATGAAAATGGTTTTAAGGTGATTTCGAGCAGCTTGGGGATTTCGCGTTGGAAGAATATGGTGCAAATCAATGATTGCGGACACCGTGCGGCGAGCCATTATCCTGATATGGCTTATTGGGATTTTAACTGGCGCAAGGGCGGCGGTTCGGCGCGTATGATTGAAATCAGTAAGCGTGAGCATTTTTATCAACAGGAATATTGCGGTTGTGCGTATTCTTTGCGTGATACGAATGCTTGGCGTAGAGAGAAGGGGCGTGAGCCAATTAAGATTGGTGTGAAGTATTATGGCGACGATGACGAAGAATAA
- the aroA gene encoding 3-phosphoshikimate 1-carboxyvinyltransferase — MSEFITLQPRSLKRHNTVALPGSKSISNRTLLLAALSDNTCEIRSLLKSDDTNRMLEALEKLGIPLEKTASGSLKVHGQSSKFPNKQADLFLGNAGTAFRPLTAALAILGGEYHLHGVPRMHERPIGDLVDALRIAGADVDYLGNDGYPPLQIHDYADKQVRQIPIKGNVSSQFLTALLMALPLTGETFEIHVQGELISKPYIDITLNLMKQFGVNVDNQDYQIFRLPENVKYHAPEIVNVEGDASSASYFLAAGLLSGSPVRVTGLGKNAIQGDVAFARELEKIGATVLWDDDFIEVSRAENQAVLPFDLDANHIPDAAMTLAVVALATGKPCSIRNIGSWRVKETDRIAAMANELRKVGATVTEEPEAIHITPPAQLIANAEIDTYDDHRMAMCFSLVSLLGVPVTINDPKCTHKTFPTYFEVFNGLAA; from the coding sequence ATGTCAGAATTTATCACATTACAACCACGCAGCCTGAAAAGACACAACACCGTTGCGCTGCCTGGGTCAAAAAGCATCAGCAACCGCACTTTGCTGCTCGCTGCGTTGTCCGACAACACTTGCGAAATCCGTTCGCTGCTGAAATCAGACGATACCAACCGAATGCTAGAAGCTCTTGAAAAATTAGGCATTCCGCTAGAAAAAACCGCTTCAGGCAGCCTGAAAGTTCACGGACAAAGCAGCAAATTTCCAAATAAACAAGCCGATTTATTTTTGGGCAACGCAGGCACAGCATTTCGCCCACTTACTGCCGCTTTGGCGATTTTGGGCGGCGAATACCATTTGCACGGCGTACCGCGTATGCACGAGCGTCCGATTGGCGATTTGGTTGATGCGCTGCGAATTGCTGGTGCAGACGTGGATTATTTGGGTAATGACGGTTATCCGCCTTTGCAAATCCATGATTACGCAGACAAGCAAGTCCGCCAAATCCCAATTAAAGGCAATGTGTCTAGCCAATTTTTAACCGCGCTGCTCATGGCGTTACCTTTGACTGGCGAAACGTTTGAAATTCACGTTCAAGGCGAATTGATTTCCAAACCTTATATTGATATTACGTTGAATTTAATGAAACAATTTGGCGTCAATGTAGATAATCAGGATTATCAAATTTTCAGGCTGCCTGAAAATGTGAAATACCATGCGCCCGAAATTGTGAACGTGGAAGGCGACGCTTCTAGCGCGAGTTATTTCTTGGCGGCTGGTTTGCTTTCAGGCAGCCCAGTTCGCGTAACAGGTTTAGGCAAAAACGCGATTCAAGGCGACGTGGCGTTTGCGCGTGAATTGGAAAAAATCGGCGCAACGGTGCTGTGGGACGATGATTTTATTGAAGTTTCACGCGCAGAAAATCAGGCGGTATTGCCGTTTGATTTGGACGCAAATCACATTCCCGACGCGGCAATGACGTTGGCGGTGGTGGCGTTAGCGACGGGCAAGCCGTGCAGCATTCGCAATATCGGCTCGTGGCGCGTGAAAGAAACCGACCGCATTGCCGCCATGGCAAACGAATTGCGCAAAGTCGGCGCGACTGTTACCGAAGAACCCGAAGCAATCCACATCACACCGCCCGCGCAACTCATCGCAAACGCTGAAATTGACACTTACGATGACCACAGAATGGCGATGTGTTTCTCATTGGTTTCGCTGCTCGGCGTACCCGTTACCATTAACGACCCAAAATGTACACACAAAACGTTTCCAACATATTTTGAAGTATTTAATGGACTAGCAGCCTGA